The genomic DNA GTGACCGTGGCCATGAGTGGGGAGACCGTGGCCATGAGTGGGGGAACTGTGGCCACCTCAGGGCCCTAGCAGCTGCCCCTGCCCACGCGGGCAGGATGAAAGGGGAACATCCATGGACGGGAGCCCCGGGAGGTGCCACGTACCTCCACAATGGGGTAGTAGCAGTAGCTCCGGTACCAGAAGCTCTGGGAGAACTTGTCAGTGAGGTGGGACTCGGGCAGGAAGGGGTGGAAGGTCTCGCGGCCCCGCGTGTCCCGCGAGTCGCCCGCCTCCACCCCCACCTTCTCCAGGCACTGGCCCAGGGCCAGGTCCTCCACGGCGCTGGTGTGGGTGCACGTGCGGGTGGCGAAGGCGGCCACGAAGCGCCGCAGGGCCTCCTTGCTGAGCACGtagcccgccccgccgctcatGTAGCCCTGCTTGACGAAGGGCTTGAAGCGCTTGCCGAAGTAGATGGGGCGCTCGGGGGGGTGGCCGGCCAGCAGCCAGCGCAGGTTGGCCACCACCACGAAGGTGTCGTCGTCCGCCTTGAGGAACCAGTCGGCCTGGTCCAGGTGGTGCTGGTGCACGTACTGGAAGGCGCGGATGGTCTTCCAGTAGAGCTGGTGGCGGCCCTCCTGGAcgggcagccccacggcggggAAGCGCTCGTCCGGCTCCGAGCTCATGAAGAGGGCCACGTTGCAGTGGCGTGCCCAGGTGGCCCGCACGTGCCGGGCCTTGGTCTCCAGGTTGCGGGGCCCCGTCATCACCCAGCACAGGATGCGCACCCGCTCGTACAGCGCCCGCGCTTCCCCGGCGTCCTCGCCTGCCGCCGCCGTGGAGGGGGGGGGACGGCGCCGTGTTGGTGACGGTGGGGACCACCCCGTTGGTCCCACGGCACATGGGTGGGGGGTGATCCtcagccccccaccccaattggagcagctgggtgggtgggatCCCCACGCGCCctaccccaccccaccagagaCCCCAAAACCAGCTGTGGTCCCCACTTAGTGGCTCAGTGTCCCCTGCCGCAGCGTCACCCACCTGCAGAGCCTGCTGGGGCCACACCGTAGATCGCTGGGGACCGGGACGCCACCGGGGGGTCATCGTCCCCCCGGGGGTCCTGGCTGGCAGGGGGCACGGCCCGGGGCAGCAGGACgccgtggaggaggaggaaggtggcgGTGAAGCCCACGAAGAAGCCCCCGTGGAAGGGCAGCCACGCGCTCTTGAGGCCCGGCAGCAACATGGTGCCGCGTGGCCTGGGcacagggcgggggggggtcagTGTGGACCCCCCCGtgacgtcccccccccccgtgacgTCCCCCATCTGTCACAGCCTGATCTGCAGCTGCCACCGGCCATGGAAACCCCATGGCAAAGTCCACGGGGGGGTGACAGgacccacggggggggggggttgtgtgtgTGACACCCACGGGGAGGTGATGACACCCACGGGGAGTGACACCTGTGGGGGGTGGCAGAGCTGGCACCCCAcaccaggacccccccccggATATCTGCGAGGCACAGAGGGGTGACACGGACCCCCCCATTCTAAGTTAAAGGGGGGGCAGCCCCACCccctcccggacgcctgggttccccgcagcccccaggggggtctcggggggcaaacgggaggggggagcggggcaggagggTGAAGGGGGGACACGAGGgaccgcggtgcgggggggggtaGGTGGGAGCACGGGGGCCGGGGTGGTCCCGGGGTCGGGCTCCCGCCCGCACCTCACCTGGGAGCGGGGGTCGGGGGTCCCGGTCAGTGCCGGGGGTCTCAGTCGGTCCCGGGGTCTCGGGGGTCCCGCTGGCTCCGCTCCCTCCGGGGGTCCCGATCAGTCCCGGGGGTCTCGGGGGTCCCGCTGGCTCCGCTCCCTCCGGGGGTCCCGATCAGTCCCGGGGGTCTCGGGGGGTCCCGCTGGCTCCGCTCCCTCCGGGGGTCCCGATCAGTCCCGGGGGTCCCGCtctccccgggggtccccgctcccgccgccgcggctcagcagcgcgccccgccccccgccgctcccaTTGGCCAGCACCACACGAGCCCCCGCCCCACCCTGGCTCCGATTCGCTGCCGCCTGCCCACCACCCCTCCCCTTGGCAACCCtcgtgggggggcggggggggatgccGGGTCCTGCCCGGGGGGGCTGTAAGGGGCAGCACGGCGGGGGCAGGcaagggacacggggggggagggggctcggggcacaggcaggggacaggcaggggacatggggggcagggggctcgGGGTAcaggcaggggacacggggggcaggGGGCTCGGGGTAcgggcaggggacacggggggcaggGGGCTCGGGGTAcgggcaggggacacggggggcaggGGATTCGGGGTAcaggcaggggacacggggggggcaggcaggggacacgggggggcaggGGACTCGGGTACAagcagggcacaggcaggggacacagggggccGGGGGCTTGGGGTACAGGCAGGAGACAGGCAGGGAGCTCGGGGCACAGGCAGGGGACGCAGGGGGCAGGGGGCTCAGGTACaggcaggggacacagggggggcaggcaggggacaccAGGGGGCAGGGGACTCGGGTACAGGCAGAGGACAcagggggggcaggcaggggacaccAGGGGGCAGGGGACTCGGGTACaggcaggggacacagggggggcaggcaggggacaccAGGGGGCAGGGGACTCGGGTACAGGCAGAGGACAcagggggggcaggcaggggacaccAGGGGGCAGGGGACTCGGGTACAGGCAGAGGACAcagggggggcaggcaggggacaccAGGGGGCAGGGGACTCGGGTACAGGCAgaggacacggggggggggcaggcgggggacACCAGGGGGCAGGGGACTCGGGTACAGGCAGAGGAcatgggggggtgcaggcaggggacacAGACACAGCCGGGGGTGACCTCGGTTTATTGATAAAAaggccggggggggagggggggggcagggccagAGGCCTAACGACCTCGTTACATCTCATTATGAGAGAGCTCCCCTCGcgggaacggggcgggggggggcacaaaTGGCTCCAGTGGCAACaacgggacaccccccccccaaatcaccatCCACCCCCCCCAACCACACCACCCCCTAAATCACACTCCCACTCCCCAAATCACAAtccgcccccccccaaatcactcccccccccagctcaTTCATGTCACAAATGCGCCCGTCCTCAGGGCAGAGTCCCCCCCCAAGGGAGGACACAGCGAGAtgccccccccctgccccaaaacagTCCAAGCTCCCCCCTTGGGGAGCaccgccggggtggggggcaccgccggggtggggggcacccccccATGGGACATCAAcacccttcccgggggtcccacgtccagccccacggcagggtggggggtggggcaAAGCCATGAgtctggggctggggtggggggggtcagaAGTCGGGGTCCTCAGagtccccggggggctggggctcgTCCCGGCCCCCCCCCCAGACGAAGCGGTAGTTGTCCTCCAGcgcctgctgccgccgccgctccttcTGCGCCTCCTCCGTGCCCTGGATCTGGGGGGGACACGAGccatgggggggggacacacgagcCATCAGGGGGGGGACACGAGCCAtcgggggggggacacgagccatggggggggggacacgagccatggggggggggacacacacgagCCATGGGGGGGACATGAGCCATAGCAGGGGGGACACgagccatgggggggggggaacacgagccatgggggggggacacgagccATCGGGGGGACATGAGCCATAGCAGGGGGGACACgagccatggggggggggggggaacacgaGCCATGGGGGGCGACGACACATgagccatgggggggggggggaacatgaGCCATGGAGGGGGGGACACGAGCCATGGGGGGGGACACGAGCCATCGGGGGGGGGAACACgagccatggggggggggggacacgagccatggggggggggggacacgagccATGGGGGGGGCGACACGAGCCATGGGCGGGGGGGACACGAgccgggaggggggggacacacgagccatgggcgggggggacacgagccgggaggggggggacacacgaaccatggggggggacaccccctgccAGCCGCTCTGGGGACATCCCCACCCCCCACTGCAGGGCACCATCCACCCCCCAAGGCGGCTGCAGCACCGGGGGGTgtcccagctcccccccccccgtgcctcagtttcccccggcTCACCAGGATGTTGAAGAAGATCTCCTTGAGGTTCTTGGTGTCCTCCTCCGACAGCCAGTGCGCGTCGTCCTCGTCACCCCCCCCCGTCGTCACGATCTTGATCTCGATTTTCCCTGCGAGAGGGAGGACGGAGGGtgatgggggggctgggggtgggcaggggggtaCCCCCAGTCGtagcccccccccctccccaacccctaCCTTCGGCCCGCAGCCCCTCCTTGGCCAGCAGCTCCCGGACCTCGCTCTCGATGTGGTGGAGCTGGGGGTTGTCCCGACCCATCTCCCGCTGGGGGGGCTCCCGCTGCCGGGCGCTGGGGGGCCCGATCCTGCTCACCCGCACCCGCACTCGCCCATCGGCCGGGGGATCGGGGCTGGCCTTCCTCCCggccccctcctcttcctccttctcccctcccgGGCTGGGGCCACCCCCGTCCAGCTTGTCCATGAGGCGGTTGAGGGTGGAGGCCAAGGACTTGGAGGCCTGGTTACGGTCAAACTCCCCCTTCAGCCCCTCCGTCTCCAGCTCGTCCTCCACCTGTGGGTGACAGGGGGGTCAAGagggggtccccagcccagccagggggTCCCCAGCGCGGTGACCCACCTCATTGATGATGTTGTCAAATTCCTTCTCCATCTCGGTCTTCACCTCCTCTTTCAGCTGGGCCATCTGCTCCCGGGGCAGCAGGACGGCCTCCAGCTCCTTCTCGAAGCCACCCAGAAGGTCCCcgtcttcctcctcatcctcttcttcctcctccggTCGCTCCCTCTCGCCTGCTGGGGGCTCCTCAGGGACGGGGGGATCCGGGGAAGCCTTcgccgctgcctcctcctcctcctcgcttgCCTTCTCCTTGGCCTGGAAGCAGAGGGAAGGTTCTCGTGAACATCCCTTGGTGccgatggggaaactgaggcatggagaagCTGCCCGGGGGGCCCGTCTCCACCACGGGTGGGCCTGGGGCAGGGTGCAGGTGGTCACCCACCTTCTTGGTGCTCTCCTTCAGCTCCTCGATGAACTGCAGCAGGTCCCCGGGGCTCCTGATCACTTTGAAATGGATTTTCTTCCGGGTATCTACAAGGCGACCACCAAAAGAGAGAGGCGGGAAGGACGGGGACGGCGAAGGCCCGCGCCAcgcacggggggggacacggagcagCCACCGCcggccacccccccgccccggggactCACCAGCCGCCTGGccaccggctgcctttggggacGGCTCCTCCGCCTGCGGGAAGGAGACGGGTGATGGAGTGGGAGCCCGAAACTGCTCCGGCTCTGCTCGTCCTCGCCGGTGGCCACAAGGACGTCCCCGAGGACGCTGGGGACTCACCCTGACGCTGTCCTGCTGGCTGCTGGCCTTGCCGGTCACCTCGCGCACCCGTTCCCAAAAAGCCGCCTCCTTGGCTGGGTCTGGTTCGTCCCCCGGCGTGGCTGGCACGGGAGGAGGGGACAGGCACGGCTGGCACCGGGCAGCTCCGAGCACGTTGCCCCGGCCAGCAAACGCCCGCGGCGGCTCCCTGAGCTGCGCTTCACCGCGGGGACGAGGAGGGGACAGGGCGAGGAGGGGACAGGGGCTGTGCTGTCACCGTGGGCCGCCGGGGTGCCCTCAGGAGGCTGTGCGGGGGTCTCGGCGTCCCTCTCGCTCCACAGCCTCGTGTCCAACGTCTTGAGCTCCTCCGAGATCTCCTCCACCTTCCGTTTGGTGTCAGCtggagggacagaggggacccgGGTCACCCCTCTGCTGGGGTCCCCTTGCCTGccgaggcgggggaggggggggggttcCCCCCGATACTCACAGACTTGGGCGCGGACGTACTCGACGTACTGCGCCGGGCTGAGCGCCGGCTGGCAGAGGATGGGCTGCGGCGCGGCGCCGGCCGGCGGGCGCAGGAAAGGGTGGTGGCAGATGCGGGTGGTGTGGACGGTCAGGACGTAGGAGCAGGATTGGGGTTCATCCACCCGGGCGATGTAGTCGCCGGCCCCCTCCTCGCACAGGAACTGGGGCGAGAGCCGTCAGGCAccgccaccaccgccgccgcgggGACACAAGCGCCACCGCACCCGTGTCACCTTACCCGGACTTCGGCCTCCCTGGCTCGGCCGGTGAGGTCGCACCGGGAGCCGTTGACGTAGCTCTGGCTGTGGTACCGCTTCAGCCGGTGCTGCTTGGAGgcctggggggacggggaggggggggacggggtggggacGGGAACTCCCGGAGATTCCCCGCTGTCTCGTAAGAGGGTTGGGCGAGGGGACGGTGGCgtcactggggaggggggagcc from Calonectris borealis chromosome 30, bCalBor7.hap1.2, whole genome shotgun sequence includes the following:
- the LOC142073643 gene encoding glycoprotein-N-acetylgalactosamine 3-beta-galactosyltransferase 1-A-like, whose amino-acid sequence is MLLPGLKSAWLPFHGGFFVGFTATFLLLHGVLLPRAVPPASQDPRGDDDPPVASRSPAIYGVAPAGSAGEDAGEARALYERVRILCWVMTGPRNLETKARHVRATWARHCNVALFMSSEPDERFPAVGLPVQEGRHQLYWKTIRAFQYVHQHHLDQADWFLKADDDTFVVVANLRWLLAGHPPERPIYFGKRFKPFVKQGYMSGGAGYVLSKEALRRFVAAFATRTCTHTSAVEDLALGQCLEKVGVEAGDSRDTRGRETFHPFLPESHLTDKFSQSFWYRSYCYYPIVEGSQCCSDLSVSFHYASGEQMYALEYLTHRLRPYGYRPRYRPTLPPRAPPDPLAPNTTLP
- the OS9 gene encoding protein OS-9 — encoded protein: MAARRGPGPGPALLVVLAVLGPGRPLRGARAALNLQELSELKYGLEILAEPVLAGQRQAEDVVTVASKFKQRYECRLPPAAVRRQPDPEEEAQLYNGSGVAELLRPMGAAPCLVKTKDWWTYEFCYGKHIQQYHVEESEIKGDVLFLGYYQSAFDWDDETAKASKQHRLKRYHSQSYVNGSRCDLTGRAREAEVRFLCEEGAGDYIARVDEPQSCSYVLTVHTTRICHHPFLRPPAGAAPQPILCQPALSPAQYVEYVRAQVSDTKRKVEEISEELKTLDTRLWSERDAETPAQPPEGTPAAHATPGDEPDPAKEAAFWERVREVTGKASSQQDSVRAEEPSPKAAGGQAADTRKKIHFKVIRSPGDLLQFIEELKESTKKAKEKASEEEEEAAAKASPDPPVPEEPPAGERERPEEEEEDEEEDGDLLGGFEKELEAVLLPREQMAQLKEEVKTEMEKEFDNIINEVEDELETEGLKGEFDRNQASKSLASTLNRLMDKLDGGGPSPGGEKEEEEGAGRKASPDPPADGRVRVRVSRIGPPSARQREPPQREMGRDNPQLHHIESEVRELLAKEGLRAEGKIEIKIVTTGGGDEDDAHWLSEEDTKNLKEIFFNILIQGTEEAQKERRRQQALEDNYRFVWGGGRDEPQPPGDSEDPDF